A genomic segment from Streptomyces sp. NBC_00459 encodes:
- a CDS encoding MFS transporter, with product MTSPDSPAPRPRRPSWAGRNYRLLTASAVVTNLGSHGATIAAAFAVLEVGGDAGDVGLVAAARTLPLVLFLLIGGAIADRLPRHHVMVAANALNCLSQAAFAVLVLAGEPQLWQMMLLTALGGTGQAFFGPAAEGMLLSSVEGDQAARAFAVFRMAMQSAALGGAAVGGAMVAVLGPGWVLAVDAVAFAVAGALRSFLDVSHIPARGPGGGMLADLREGWREFAGRSWLWVIVVQFAVANAVIAAAQSVYGPLVARDSLGGAGPWGLALAMFGAGTVAGAVLMMRWKPRRLLLAGTLCVFPLALPAAALAVPVPIAVLCAVMFVTGVTQEVFGVSWMTALHQEIPEDKLSRVSAYDWFGSVAMLPLATALAGPAEHTFGRTPALWGCAVLIVVVTAGALSVRDVRNLTRRTRKVTRDAQDTPVKGELESTGG from the coding sequence GTGACCTCCCCCGACTCCCCCGCCCCGCGCCCGCGCCGCCCCTCCTGGGCCGGCCGCAACTACAGGCTGCTGACCGCCTCGGCGGTCGTGACGAACCTCGGCAGCCACGGGGCGACGATCGCCGCCGCGTTCGCCGTCCTCGAGGTGGGCGGCGACGCCGGTGACGTGGGTCTCGTGGCGGCGGCGCGGACGCTGCCGCTGGTCCTGTTCCTGCTGATCGGCGGCGCGATCGCCGACCGGCTCCCCCGGCATCACGTGATGGTCGCCGCCAACGCCCTCAACTGCCTCTCGCAGGCGGCGTTCGCGGTGCTCGTCCTGGCCGGGGAGCCCCAGCTGTGGCAGATGATGCTCCTGACGGCACTCGGCGGCACCGGGCAGGCGTTCTTCGGCCCGGCGGCCGAGGGCATGCTGCTGTCCTCGGTCGAGGGCGACCAGGCCGCCCGCGCCTTCGCGGTGTTCCGGATGGCGATGCAGAGCGCGGCACTCGGCGGCGCGGCTGTCGGCGGCGCGATGGTCGCCGTACTCGGGCCCGGCTGGGTCCTCGCGGTGGACGCGGTGGCGTTCGCGGTCGCCGGGGCGCTGCGCTCCTTCCTCGACGTGAGTCACATCCCGGCGCGCGGGCCGGGCGGCGGGATGCTCGCCGATCTGCGGGAGGGCTGGCGGGAGTTCGCCGGACGGTCGTGGCTGTGGGTGATCGTCGTCCAGTTCGCCGTCGCCAACGCGGTCATCGCCGCCGCCCAGTCGGTCTACGGTCCGCTCGTGGCCCGCGACAGTCTCGGCGGGGCCGGGCCATGGGGGCTGGCACTGGCCATGTTCGGGGCCGGCACGGTCGCCGGGGCCGTGCTGATGATGCGCTGGAAACCGCGCCGCCTGCTGCTCGCCGGCACACTCTGCGTGTTCCCGCTGGCCCTGCCGGCCGCCGCGCTGGCCGTACCGGTGCCGATCGCCGTGCTGTGCGCGGTGATGTTCGTGACCGGCGTGACGCAGGAGGTGTTCGGCGTGAGCTGGATGACCGCGCTGCATCAGGAGATCCCCGAGGACAAACTCTCCCGCGTGTCCGCGTACGACTGGTTCGGCTCGGTCGCGATGCTCCCGCTCGCCACGGCACTGGCGGGCCCGGCGGAACACACCTTCGGCCGCACGCCGGCCCTGTGGGGCTGCGCGGTCCTGATCGTGGTGGTGACCGCGGGAGCCCTGTCCGTACGGGACGTACGAAACCTCACCCGGCGCACGAGGAAGGTCACCCGGGACGCCCAGGACACGCCGGTGAAGGGCGAGTTGGAGAGCACCGGCGGCTGA
- a CDS encoding spermidine synthase, whose translation MPDVDRERAWLLTVDGAPQSYVDLDEPTHLEFEYTRRLGHVLDTLAEPGRALDVLHLGGGALTLPRYVAGTRPGSRQDVVEADRGLLDLVVEHLPLPDDAGIALHVADARAWLEAAPQDSADVLVADVFGGSRVPAHLTSLTYAEEAERVLRGDGVYLANLADAAPFAFLRSQLATFSAVFEELALIAEPGVLRGRRFGNAVLVASHRPLDPAALARRVASDAFPARLEHGPALRDFIGGAAPVRDEDAVPSPVPPQGAFGIG comes from the coding sequence ATGCCCGACGTCGACCGTGAGCGCGCCTGGCTGCTCACCGTCGACGGGGCGCCTCAGTCGTACGTCGATCTGGATGAGCCGACGCATCTGGAGTTCGAGTACACGCGTCGGCTCGGTCATGTACTGGACACCCTTGCGGAGCCGGGGCGGGCGCTGGACGTGCTGCACCTCGGTGGGGGTGCGCTCACGCTGCCCCGGTACGTCGCCGGGACCCGGCCCGGGTCCCGGCAGGACGTCGTCGAGGCCGATCGCGGGCTGCTCGACCTGGTTGTCGAACACCTTCCGCTTCCCGACGACGCGGGCATCGCCCTGCACGTGGCCGACGCCCGTGCCTGGCTCGAAGCCGCACCGCAGGACTCCGCCGACGTGCTCGTCGCCGACGTGTTCGGCGGCTCGCGCGTTCCGGCGCATCTGACGTCCCTGACGTACGCGGAAGAGGCCGAGCGGGTGCTGCGTGGCGACGGCGTCTACCTCGCCAACCTGGCCGACGCCGCGCCCTTCGCCTTTCTGCGATCCCAACTCGCCACATTCTCAGCGGTGTTCGAGGAGCTGGCGCTGATCGCCGAACCGGGCGTCCTGCGCGGCCGGCGCTTCGGCAACGCGGTGCTCGTCGCCTCGCACCGCCCCCTGGACCCGGCTGCCCTGGCCCGGCGGGTCGCCTCCGACGCCTTCCCGGCCCGGCTCGAACACGGGCCCGCGCTGAGGGACTTCATCGGGGGCGCCGCACCTGTCCGGGACGAGGACGCGGTGCCGTCACCGGTGCCGCCACAGGGAGCGTTCGGCATCGGGTGA
- the tuf gene encoding elongation factor Tu translates to MSKTAYVRTKPHLNIGTMGHVDHGKTTLTAAITKVLAERGSGTFVPFDRIDRAPEEAARGITINIAHVEYETDTRHYAHVDMPGHADYVKNMVTGAAQLDGAILVVSALDGIMPQTAEHVLLARQVGVNHIVVALNKADTGDEELTDLVELEVRELLTAHGYGGDAVPVVRVSGLKALEGDPRWTASIDALLDAVDTYVPMPERYVDAPFLLPVENVLTITGRGTVVTGAVERGTVRVGDRVEVLGADVDTVVTGVETFGKPMEEAQAGDNVALLLRGVPRDAVRRGHIVAAPGSVVPSRRFSAQVYVLSTREGGRTTPVATGYRPQFYIRTADVVGDVDLGEVAVARPGETVDMTVELGREVPLEAGLGFAIREGGRTVGAGTVTAVV, encoded by the coding sequence ATGTCCAAGACGGCATACGTCCGCACGAAACCGCATCTCAACATCGGCACGATGGGTCACGTCGACCACGGCAAGACGACCCTGACCGCCGCCATCACCAAGGTGCTCGCCGAGCGCGGCTCCGGCACGTTCGTCCCGTTCGACCGGATCGACCGCGCCCCGGAGGAGGCCGCTCGGGGCATCACCATCAACATCGCGCACGTGGAGTACGAGACCGACACCCGGCACTACGCGCACGTGGACATGCCGGGCCACGCCGACTACGTCAAGAACATGGTCACCGGGGCCGCGCAGCTCGACGGGGCGATCCTCGTCGTCTCCGCGCTCGACGGCATCATGCCGCAGACCGCCGAACACGTCCTGCTGGCCCGGCAGGTGGGCGTCAACCACATCGTCGTCGCCCTCAACAAGGCCGACACGGGGGACGAGGAGCTGACGGACCTCGTGGAGCTGGAGGTCCGCGAACTGCTCACCGCGCACGGCTACGGCGGCGACGCGGTACCCGTCGTACGGGTTTCCGGCCTCAAGGCCCTTGAGGGGGACCCCCGTTGGACGGCGTCGATCGACGCGCTGCTCGACGCGGTGGACACGTATGTGCCCATGCCCGAGCGGTACGTGGACGCGCCGTTCCTGTTGCCGGTCGAGAACGTGCTCACCATCACCGGCCGCGGGACGGTGGTCACGGGCGCGGTCGAGCGCGGCACCGTCCGGGTGGGTGACCGGGTCGAGGTGCTGGGCGCGGACGTGGACACGGTCGTCACCGGCGTGGAGACCTTCGGCAAGCCCATGGAGGAGGCGCAGGCCGGGGACAACGTGGCGCTGCTGCTGCGCGGGGTGCCCCGGGACGCGGTCCGACGCGGGCACATCGTCGCGGCGCCCGGCAGCGTCGTACCGAGCCGGCGTTTCTCCGCGCAGGTGTATGTGCTGTCCACCCGTGAGGGCGGACGTACGACGCCGGTCGCGACGGGGTATCGGCCACAGTTCTACATCCGTACGGCGGATGTCGTGGGTGATGTGGACCTCGGTGAGGTGGCTGTCGCGCGGCCCGGGGAGACGGTCGACATGACCGTCGAACTGGGGCGTGAGGTGCCGTTGGAGGCGGGGCTCGGGTTCGCCATCCGTGAGGGCGGGCGGACCGTGGGGGCGGGGACCGTGACAGCCGTCGTGTGA
- a CDS encoding TVP38/TMEM64 family protein has protein sequence MLDATTRSGGTATATPPAIATELSPLSPAVIVVAPAGGLAARYTRALLSPWSRLSLLVLLLGAAATCVLLFEPQRLLADGWPPQVGGAVAAVVFGAAYGLCTVAFVPRPLLNLAAGALFGSQLGLAAALAGTVLGAGAAFGLGRVLGQDALRPLLRARWLQAADGQLSRHGFRSMMAARLFPGVPFWAANYCAAVSRMGWLPFLLATALGSVPNTAAYVVAGARASSPTSPAFLIAMAFIAVPAVVGAVVAWRKRHHLRGH, from the coding sequence ATGCTCGATGCCACCACCCGCTCTGGGGGCACCGCCACGGCCACTCCCCCGGCCATCGCCACGGAGCTCTCCCCGCTCTCCCCCGCCGTCATAGTCGTCGCCCCGGCCGGCGGCCTCGCCGCGCGCTACACGAGAGCACTGCTCTCACCGTGGTCTCGGCTGTCGCTCCTGGTGCTGCTGCTCGGCGCCGCGGCGACGTGCGTCCTCCTCTTCGAACCGCAGCGGCTGCTTGCCGACGGCTGGCCTCCCCAGGTCGGCGGAGCGGTCGCGGCGGTGGTCTTCGGGGCCGCGTACGGGCTGTGCACCGTGGCGTTCGTGCCACGCCCGCTGCTGAACCTCGCGGCGGGCGCGCTGTTCGGTTCCCAGCTGGGTCTCGCCGCCGCGCTCGCGGGCACGGTCCTGGGCGCCGGCGCCGCCTTCGGTCTGGGCCGTGTGCTGGGCCAGGACGCGCTGCGCCCGTTGTTGCGCGCCCGCTGGCTCCAGGCGGCGGACGGCCAGCTCAGTCGGCACGGCTTCCGCTCGATGATGGCGGCCAGGCTGTTCCCCGGGGTGCCCTTCTGGGCCGCCAACTACTGCGCCGCCGTCTCCCGCATGGGCTGGCTGCCGTTCCTGCTCGCGACGGCTCTCGGGTCCGTCCCGAACACCGCCGCGTACGTCGTCGCCGGGGCCCGGGCCTCGTCGCCCACCTCCCCCGCCTTCCTGATCGCGATGGCCTTCATCGCCGTACCGGCCGTGGTGGGCGCCGTGGTTGCCTGGCGCAAGCGACACCACCTGCGCGGGCACTGA
- a CDS encoding cupin domain-containing protein: MHLTCSEAYVVTGGRGAVQTLTTSGYEETPLAPGTVAWFTPGTIHRLVNEDELRITVLMQNSGLPEAGDAVLTLPPPYLTDPETYAAATVIPADAPVAEQERVARARRDLALEGYRALREAEGPEALAAFHEAAAALVRPRLADWRERWRRGAEAAAGATGEQLDRLERGDTSHLAEAAVRAEQPSARGKFGMCGRLDVYRGTS, translated from the coding sequence ATGCACCTGACCTGTTCGGAGGCGTACGTCGTCACGGGTGGGCGGGGCGCGGTGCAGACGCTCACGACGTCCGGGTACGAGGAGACGCCGCTCGCCCCCGGCACGGTCGCCTGGTTCACGCCGGGCACCATCCACCGGCTGGTCAACGAGGACGAACTGCGCATCACCGTCCTCATGCAGAACAGCGGGCTGCCGGAGGCGGGTGACGCCGTGCTCACGCTGCCGCCGCCGTACCTGACCGACCCGGAGACGTACGCCGCCGCGACCGTGATTCCGGCCGACGCGCCCGTGGCCGAACAGGAGCGGGTCGCCCGGGCCCGGCGCGACCTGGCGCTTGAGGGGTACCGGGCGTTGCGGGAGGCGGAGGGACCGGAGGCCCTGGCCGCCTTCCACGAGGCCGCGGCCGCTCTCGTACGGCCCCGGCTCGCCGACTGGCGCGAGCGCTGGCGGCGCGGTGCCGAGGCGGCGGCCGGCGCCACGGGCGAGCAGCTCGACCGTTTGGAACGGGGTGACACGTCCCACCTCGCGGAGGCCGCGGTACGGGCCGAACAGCCTTCGGCGCGTGGGAAGTTCGGGATGTGCGGGCGGCTGGACGTGTACCGGGGCACCTCCTGA
- a CDS encoding PmoA family protein, whose translation MTTSEDLRIVHAHGDRITVTEPVTGVELFSYVYGAEAAWEAPKPYLHPIRTLAGNVVTDYRPNDHRWHKGLQLTASHLSGANLWGGNSYVHGEGYLALPERVGSMAHVGFDEVASDAGRVVIAERLTWHPYSGELWAEESRRVEVHDVDPAAGSWALTWTSAITNRRDEPLLFGSPTTAGREAAGYTGLFWRGPRAFRDGRVLGPDSEGPGLMGEQAPWLAYSGEFDGADGHATLVFAHAPENDHLGAEGAHPAHWFVRNEPFAAVAPSWAFYDELELAPGDTLTRRYRVVVADGEWEREGVAKYLEEHPW comes from the coding sequence GTGACCACGTCCGAGGACCTGCGCATCGTGCACGCGCACGGCGACCGCATCACCGTGACCGAACCCGTCACCGGGGTCGAGCTGTTCAGCTACGTGTACGGGGCCGAGGCGGCCTGGGAGGCGCCGAAGCCGTATCTGCACCCGATCCGGACGCTCGCCGGAAACGTTGTCACCGACTACCGGCCCAACGACCACCGTTGGCACAAGGGCCTCCAGCTGACGGCCTCGCACCTGTCGGGGGCGAACCTCTGGGGCGGCAACTCGTACGTCCACGGTGAGGGCTATCTCGCGCTTCCCGAGCGCGTCGGTTCGATGGCCCACGTCGGCTTCGACGAGGTCGCCTCGGACGCGGGACGGGTCGTCATCGCGGAGCGGCTCACCTGGCACCCGTACAGCGGGGAGCTGTGGGCGGAGGAGTCGCGGCGGGTCGAGGTGCACGACGTCGATCCGGCGGCGGGTTCCTGGGCGCTGACCTGGACGAGCGCGATCACCAACCGGCGTGACGAGCCGCTGCTCTTCGGCAGCCCGACCACCGCCGGGCGCGAAGCGGCGGGCTACACCGGCCTGTTCTGGCGCGGACCGCGTGCCTTCCGGGACGGTCGTGTCCTCGGCCCCGACTCCGAGGGGCCGGGCCTGATGGGCGAGCAGGCGCCGTGGCTGGCGTACTCCGGAGAGTTCGACGGTGCCGACGGCCACGCCACGCTGGTCTTCGCACACGCGCCCGAGAACGATCACCTGGGGGCCGAGGGCGCGCATCCCGCCCACTGGTTCGTGCGCAACGAGCCGTTCGCCGCCGTCGCTCCCTCCTGGGCCTTCTACGACGAACTGGAGCTCGCGCCCGGCGACACGCTCACCCGCCGCTACCGGGTCGTCGTCGCCGACGGGGAGTGGGAGCGCGAGGGCGTCGCCAAGTACCTGGAGGAGCACCCGTGGTGA